The segment CGCTACGACCTCGCGGCTTTCACTCGCTTTACTGTCGATGATGCCCTTTACCAAGGTATACTTATCGGTAGGCGACGACCTGGCCAATACTCGTAATTTTGGCCACACCTTATCGAGTAGATGCTGTTGCACCTCGCCATGGTTGTCTCTAATCCTGCGATTAAACTCTTTACCCTCGAGAATGAGGAAGTCCTCGTTCGGCTTGAGAATACCACACTTAAGCGCGATGGATCGCGCGGTATTTATATTGTCACCCGTCACCATGCGCACGGTGATGCCGGCCTTTTGGCATTTCCTAATTGCGTCCGGTACTTCGGGACGCACCGGATCTTCGATACCGACGATGCACAAGCAGGTGAGATTGTTCACTAGATTATCTTCGTCGTCCCAATTGGGCTCGTTGTCGATGTGAACTTGATTGATCTCTGCCTTGCCAGGAACAAAGTCGCGATAAGCGATGGAAATGGTGCGTAGTCCGTTGCATGCCATGGGTTCGATCACGTTCTTTACTAAACGCTCTTGCATCTCTCTGGTAAACGTCTCCAGATGACCTTCGCGACCATATATAAAGGCACAtctgcaataaaatttattcaaatccttttcaatcaaattgaaaaagaaatttatattatttccaaGTAATATCAATCTAATGGTttctcaattttcaaaaaaatttggaGAAATTTAAACAAACGGTAAAATTTTCACACAGCTCAAAAAGATTGTTGATATTTTACTCTCAAATATTTCGGAGACTCGAAATTCTGTCACGAAAGCTtcaaattggaaaaaaaaaaaaaaaaaaaaaaaaaatgaaatgaaagaaaCGAGTGGAATTACAAGAttcagtaaattttaatatgtttgaataaaagaataaactaTACGTACTTCTTCATGATGATCTCGGAAGCGCCCTTGGTGAAGAGCCTATATCCACCGCCCTTCCTGGGAATGACGGTAGACATGCTCTTTCTTACGCTATTAAACGTATACACCCGCGTAAAGGTTTCCTCAGGATAATCGTCCCGCACGGTTTGATATTTCTTGCCCAGGGCTAATACGAATCCAAGTAAGGCACATTCGGTTTTGTTGCCGACCTGCAACGACAATTCGCTAGGGTCCTGCGACTCCATTATTCGCGACGTGTACGCCGAATTGATGGAGATGGCCTGTATGATCAGTTCGCCGATATGGCTCGGTAAGTCCGAGAAATTCGGCGTAGTTTTGCACATCTTCTCGCATATGTACGACTGTACCACGGTCATGCGGTTCGTAGTCAAGGTGCCGGTCTTGTCCGAGCAAATGGCGGTGGCGTTACCCATAGTCTCGCAGGCATCCAAGTGACGTACCAGATTGTTGTCCTTCATCATTTTCTgtacagagagaaaaatggattaaaaacgaattttttctttttttaaattgacgaCAAAATCTTTGTAGAATTTTACCTTGACGGAGTAAGCGAGCGACAAGGTGACGGCTAGCGGAAGACCCTCGGGTACGGCGACTACGAGCACCGTAACACCGATGATCAGATGCCGCACCAGATCATTGGCGTACGTGTTTCGCCACGGCCTGCCCTCGATGACGAAGGTCGTCACGCAGAACTGTATGATTAAAATGACGACGGTGAGCACCGCGATGGTCGAGCCGGCGTAACCGATCTGTATGGCGAGTTTAGTTAGCTTGGCTTGCAGAACACTCTTCTCCTTCTTCCCGCTGGTCTCCGCGGCGCTCGCGGGCGCGGCCGCGTGATGATTCTCGCCACCCTCGTGCTTACCGCCGCCTCCGCTTCCGGTCACGTGACTGTTCCCGGTAATCTCTACCGTTTCATCTCCTTGAGTTTTATCACGTCAATATTAGACTGCATCCTTCACCGTTACATATCGCCGATCGAGGCTCAATCGACCCGAGCGATCGCATCCCGAGCAAAATCTTGATCGTACCAAGGATTTGCTGATCGATCGCAATTTGAGATAACACTGATTGAATCTCGATCGTTACACTTAAaacgagtatatatatatatgtatgtatatcaattaTCTCAAAAgcattctaataaaaatactggATGCTACTCGAGAGTTGGTGGATAGTCAAAAGTTTTAATGAAAGATGATTGAGATTAATGTGGAAGACACAATAAGTTACATATGTTAGAAAAACACATTAAAACCATGGGTGTTTATATCATTACTAGAATGCAGAAAACAAGAAGCTATATGCAAGAACGAGGTAGCCGCTAATGCGTGtcaaatgcatatataaaccACTGCCAATAGAACACGCAAAGATCAATAGGGAACACGTAAGCGTggataatgtaattttgtttcttttcttacGCTCTCGGCACATGATGTAGCGTTTGATGTATCAAGAGAATGCATTCCTTAAACAAATCGTTTAACGTCCAATCTCACCGCTCCCGCatcttgattttaaattaatgtcattTCTTTGCTACATCGAGGTCCGAGAGTATACCCTTAAACCATATTCGacgagacaaaaaaaaaaaaaaaaaaaaaaaaaagaaaaagaaaaagaaattaaactttttaatcaaatgtcattaaagatagagagagagagagagagagagagagagagagagagagagagagagagaaagagagtgcgataaaaagaaatattcctTTGGAGATACGCaacattaatgtaaaattcatagatataattaatcaaagtaATTACACAAGAAAAATTTCCGAACGAAATGtagaagaaatgaaaaagtGAGATGAAGTGaaagataaagattaaaaaactgAATGCTGTCTTGAGGACTCAAAACgttcaattaatttcttggCCTCGATGGCCACGAAtctatgtgtataatatatgcataattatatatatgtatatatatatatgtatatcaagataatataaaaacaataagaaaaaatatataaatatatatatatattatttagaattttattcacCTGGTAATGACTTCTTCTTCCGCTGCTTTTTAGCctctagataaaaaaatacatgcaaaatgaaattgattagcaatctatttaaaaaatatatatgccaATGGTATAATAGTCGCgtcaataaaagaatttacatttgtgattataatttttttcatttttcactgATTTTCGCAAAAGGGTACTTAACACTAACAAATGAAATAGGTAGATAGATAGGTACAGCCCAGAAGGTTAAACATAAAGAAGCAACTATTGCTTCTATGATATAGGAACAAAATCTTACTAGTATAATTGTAAGAGTGCATAAAAGTACATTCCTGTTTGAATaacttatcaataaaatagtttACCTTCTAGGTTGTGTAATAACGAAAGATTTACAGAGGGATATGGATCAAGGACAggatttatgatattttgatatgatttttttataaaatgtcctAAAAATGACGTACTTTTCCTGAGCTATTAAtacattgattaaattaaaaaacgcaatacattatttaatattgaatgagacaaagagagagagagagagagaggaagagagttCAAAGATTCTGGTGGTAAATGttgtaatttgaaatatgtataactatatataaatgacaattattttcttcttttagaAATGTAATCGTGTAAACTAAATTTTagagtttaataatattagaatatattatatatgtttaatattcatataaaagtttaaaagtttCGGTTTTTGATTCAAAAAGTACATGACTTTTGAgacactttttataaaaattattttgaaaaagtttatataacgataataattttaatcttgaaattttcaagtacaaaatttcatatacacatatcagacaaagataaaaaaaaaaaaaaaacatatagcAAAAACATTTATAGCTAGAAAAGGACAGAAACACAAATGATTTACAAAcgcaagaaatataaaataatagcatcttaacaaaattatattaataaaggcAGTATCCTTGATGAACAATGTAAatggatttttaatttttcaggaTAATTcgcgaatatataaatataatacataactggtaaatattattttgatattcagtacaacgtatataatgtattcatAGTGTAAACAAGTAAGccggaaaaaaaatctttattaatacaatggGAATTGCCATAAAATAATGCGCCCTATAATGCTGTATCATGGCAGTTTtatgtagaatattttctaaaaatatacatgaaaagtGTCTATTCTGAAAACATTGACAAATTGAAATACAAATCTTCTACAATCAATTAGTTAatgagttaataaaaataaaaaatccaatGTTGGCAAATGCAATGtcgagaatataaaatacagggaatgaaaaaaaaatggctgttgtaaaattcataataaaaaaaaaatgatcacaCCAATTCACGTCAAAACCATGCGTCCACTGCGATTCGTCTACACTCATTTTGAAACATTCGTAAATGTCATGCGGGAATATGGTAGAGAATACCAACAACTTCTATTACAAGGCACAAATTGCCATAAAATCTATTTGCTACTATAAACATATCGTAATGCATCCATGTACCGAatcttcaataaaatttttagagtaGAGTTTGCGCTAAATGATTCAGAAGTTGCTAGTAGAGATAGTAGAGATAGGTATACTAAATCATTAGAGTGAAAAGAGATATGTGGGATATCAATCTCAAAAGTAATCTGATAAAACATAATAGAACTTTCAGAGaaaaacatgtatatgtactgtatatgtgtatatatatatatatatatatatatatatataaacaaaaattacacattACTCTAAGAATTTAGTAACCTTTGTATAAATGTGCAATCATTCAaagcgatcgatcgatcgatcgatcggcAATAACGATTATACGTAcctttcttcattttcttgATTTCTTGCTCCTGTTGATCAACAGCAGCACCCAATAAGGTAAAGATAATACCCGCTTGGGAGTTAACACCTACTGCAGTAACTAACATTTTTCCGGAACCCTCCATCACATGTGTACCTTTTCAACAATACAGTAACATTCAAGATAGTCTTCTGTCGCGTAAAAATCCTTTAAACATTTTgagacttttttttacaataaaaaaattatccaaaaTAATGACTGTTACAATTCAATTCAAGCAAGGCTATCTCACCTGAAAGTACCATAGGATCAAACGATTCCCCTTTCTTTACATGATCTGACTCTCCAGTCAGACTGGATTCATCCACTTTGAGATCGTTGCTTTGTATAAGAATACCGTCTGCAGGCAACAGGTCTCCATATTTTATCTGTATTGTCAAACagctaatttaatataaattttacttttgctttctatgttaatattaacaattctaGCGTACATGTCCCATGTTaacaaattgtattatatatttaaaaagtgtatttaaaaaacttatatacccTAATCCTCTAAATAGcgttaaaagttttaattaatactgttGCATATATACCTGACAAATGTCACCAACAACAATATCAGACACGGAAACTTGTTTCACTTCTCCTTGCCGTATAACCGAGAACTTGTGCTCTCCCTCTATCCGACTCTGAAGACCTCTAAACTGTCTCTCCTTGGAGTAGTCGTTAAACGCCGTCACTAAGACCACCACAATTACAGAAATCAATATAGCGAGTCCTTCAATCCAACCATATTTCGCTTCGTCCTCATCTACTAAagctggaaataaaaaatacattattcaaCATCTTTTGGAAACCtttcttcaaaattcaagttgacaaaatttatctttatgtgCTTTGTGTCGAAAGATTTTAATACACAGAAATATCAAACATCAAGTTGACAACCCAACAAATGGCAATCACTCATAAAGATAAAGTACACAATATCACATCATAAATACTTACGTTTTTCATCATCAGCTGGATGATAAAAGCTAAGACCTAATGAAACCAATGCTGCTACTTCTAAGATGATTAACGTGACATCTTGCAATGCTTCCCATACTAactgtaaaaatgtttttggtGGTTTTGGAGGTATCATATTGGAACCAAATGTATCTCGCCTATGTTGTATGTCTGCTACTGACCCACTAAGACCTGTATAGATAATAAGaatcatgatatatataaatatccctTGTaccattttctttttatatgaaaaatattctttatatgtaatttttttccccTTTCCATATTGTAATTCAAAATTTGGATACGTTAGAAGCAACATTCATACCTTCATTGGGTGAAGTATACAGCTTTTTACAAATCTCCTGCACACCACCGTAGCTATTGACTTTGTTGACACCTTCGCGCCCCCGCAGCTCCATGAGCTCGCGGAGTTGCTTAAGCGTGACACCATATTGGGCCGGCCGGCCGTCTATCGTCGCCATGATATCTCTGTCGCCTCTGTTGGCCGAAGCCAACTACTGTTACGCTTCCACAAGGCTACACAGCTCGTATTATTCTCTGGCGTCGCTGCTCCACTGGCCTCCAAACGAATGGAGGACCAACGGCTGAAAGATAACAGAAAGAGATCGTTTAGTGGTAAAGTTTGCAAACTGTCACAagttttaaatgcaaatatataatagttttatgttAGATTTATACACTAGTTGTgttgcaatttttatcaacgCAACGTGTCGCCattattgtcattataatGGTCACCTGTTGtctaatgaaaaatacacCTAATGGAAAATAAATCAACAGATTTGAGGGAAAGAATGAAATCATCAAGATCACCGTGCGACTAAGGTGTGTAGCACGCATTGTCGGATGACAGTCGCGCGGGGTATAGCTACACGAGACAGCCCCTCTCGATCGGAGGGGCTCCGGACTCCGGAATTGAAATGCGGACGAAATCGATATCGGCGCAACCGCGTGTCACGATACGAAACAAATATCCGACGATAACGATGACAAGGTAGGGCACGCGGGCTCTCGTTCACGTCGCTTATGCAACGCGATTATTGATTCCGGGGATGTGCAGCGACGTCGAAAGGAGCAACATCGCTCCGCCGTGCTGGTTTCTAccacacgcgcgcacacacacacacacacgcacgcacacatacatatatatatatatatatatatatatatatatatatgtataacataccATGTCGACCCTACCGCGGCGCTTCGCGTTAAATGTCAAACTCCTTTAACCCGGCGCCCGAGCAAACGGCTCTCCGGTCGTCCGTGTGTCATGGAGAGAGTCTCTAGGTCGAAGCGATCGAAGCGAGAGATCACGACGCGTCGAATCCGTGATTGGTTGacctcgagagagagagagagagagagagagaggggggggagagagagggggagagagagagagagagagagagagagagagagttcacTCGGTCCCGTCCTCCGTCAAAGGGTAAAGAATGCACGAGCTGGAGCGCCGCCCGAAGATTGAGGTTATAGGCGCCAAGCAGCGACAGCGGGCGGCGGGCGGCTTCGGCCGCTCGTCTGACTCTGACGGTCTGACGTCTGACAGCGGCGTGAACATTCCCGCGGAACTCGCGGCTCGCGGGAACAGGGTGAAGTCGGCAACGGGCGAGGAGAGTTTTACCCGAAATCCGAAACTCGGACGGCAACCGCTCCGAGCTCCGACTCGGACGAATGGAAAATAACACGACGCTACGGACTGTCACTCGCGCTCGCTCGATAAAAGAATACAAACACGGTGCTCTAAAAATAACTACGCGCTTCGAGCAACGGacagaaagggagaaagataGACAGACAGGCAAACGTCTTTACCTCCCGACGATTTTCTTTTCGTCCTACGCACGAAAAGCAACGTATTTCGGTGAAAATAATGTGGATTCGACGTAACCACTAGGCTCGCACTACATTCCCGTCGAAACTTGGCAATTCTCCGTTGTCAGCGAATGACGTacaagagaggaagagagagagagagagaaagggagagagagagagaaattttatcgCTATGTAGGTAGACAGACGATCCGGCAAGGTGCGAATACGAGGCTAGGTTCTCGATAGCCATGAAAAAGCGAGTGTTAAGTGAAATGAGCCATTAGCAAAGTGATAATCAATTTGTGTTGCCCTCTAGTAGAGCGCGAGCGTaactcttttctctctctctctctctctctctgcctcccccttccttccttccttccttccttccttccttcctctccttctttcgctctctttctctctctctctttctctgatcCCTTTTTTATCTCGCGTGAATGATGGATTCATtcattttaaacttattacattttagGTCTATTACTTtctaaattgcattttttcattacttaCTACTTACTgcatttaaaaagagaaacagatatatatatgtatgttcaagttttgaaaatagaaatactaatatgaaaaaattccaTTTACAGTATTTTTgccttctatttttttccgtCAAAGCGTTAACATATTAGACATTTgttattacatgtattatgTAACATACATTatgttatacgtatataaagaTATGAGTAAGCTTTtagcagaaaaaaatagaatatacatatatatatatacataaaaattataaattattgtaattggtgaaaaacctgctaatggcagatttTTGAGATTATTTGGAGACGATTCTTCCTcggattgaaaaaaaaggcgcttttcgcaaactaaaaactttttggagttaaaaaattatcaaaactatattctttaaataatttcagatagagtttattctagtagaattttaatttaaggcttaattacaaagatacataaaaacaaaaattggaaacttgcaaaaaatgacgACATCcgtcgatattttcgctgaggaaaaatcgactccaaatgatctctCTAGAATCTGACATTAACAGGTTTTTCACTAATtacaggacaccctgtatatatatatatatatatatatatatatatacagggtgtcctgtaATTAGTGAAAAACCTGTTAATGTCAGATTCTAGagagatcatttggagtcgatttttggagtcgatatatatatatatatatatatatatatatatatatatatatatatatatataaagaaaatggttcgaaaaaaattaataccacGATGAAGAAAGAAGCGACCTAAATACGCATCGAGatacatagaaatataatCTGTTCGATAAGAGctcttttctccttctttACGATATAAAAGCTCGACAAGATAATCGGAGACATCGAGACGCCGGGCGTCGTCAACGTCGCGACGCCACGCGACGAAACGAAACGCGTTTCCGCTCGGGGAATAATTCCGCGCGCAGCTTAACTCACTCGCGGTTTACGTAATTTTCATCCCCGACACGCGCGCTATTTTCAACCAATGGTAATAATCAACGGCGGTCGCGCGGGCGACCGACCGGTTACGATCGCGCGCGACTTCCTTTTACGACATCATCGCCGAGGCGGTTTTAAGCACTTTCGCCATCACGCAAAATACGTGCATGATGTCCCAATTATAATACGCGACGTTAAATGACTAAGAATAGTGGGCGAGCAAAACACAACGTGGAAATAACGAATGTAAAAGTTGAGAcgtctgtaaaaaaaattctttgaaaattctctgattttcCAGGCATTTTTGTtcgaaattttagaataaaatatatattttaaatatataaatataaaaaatatgtaaatatattttaaatatataattttaataaaaagaattgttttttttaaatttttaatgtttttacaatttaactttttaaaataaagtttttttattgcgtTTTTTAAATGCTCATACGAAGGAAGAACATGGAGCTTCAAGTGCTTTTGCAAATGTACTGAAAGAAACTAGATAGTTTTTTAagctaacattttttataacattttttatttttttatcgctagaaattacaataaaaaacatgcatattcaatattttttttccgctaaaaattacaataaaaaatatacacattcaatattttttaaagacatttaatatataaacacagagatatatttttataatatattttaaatacataactCGTAATtagcttattatatatacattgttgattgtttacaataaaagtaaaattatcaaggaaagaattttataaaaaattcccgaaatttcaaaaatttaataaaaattttttgcttcagaaacaaaaaaattcttgagAATTCTATAGAGTAGTGTTTTCCAGGGAGTAAACCCTCTTACCTATAATAACGCGAGAAGATacgtcaaaattattaaaatttctatcgcTCTATTATACACATGAATGACGCACAATAATtcgagggggggggggggagggagagagaaaaaacttCTTACATATCGATCCAACCGACAAATTACGTAAGCAGAGGTAATTTTCCGTTTGCGGCCGCtactttatttgttattattaaaatgtacagTGTTAAGCATTTGGCATGCGCGCATAATTGCATTTCGTCGCGTGCGTTTAAGTCGCTAGGGCGAATTTTATACCGCGATCTGgcgatttgaaatatttccaaaaaGTCTCCCTTGTCTCGTCGTGTTCGTTTCGCAAAAGcgcgaaattataatatttcttctttctcgcTTGGATTCACGATAATTATCGAAGCCAATCGTTGaaaatatcgtttattttaGTGAATCGATCAACCGATTAATCATCGCGCAGTCTTTCCCTTTGCGCTGTACAATAAAAATcgcaaattaaatatcttgcgtgagaaatttatgtatttttaatcacCTACACACGGTACACGTTTTCACTCAttcatgttaaattaattgaataaatttcgaGTGATTCAATATCCAAATGACTCAAACTCCTCGCGTATTCAATGATTCCGACAACTATCCAACTGTCCCAAGGCACAGTCTACAACGTCTGACACAATGCTATAAATACGAACGGCGATCACGGAATCCTGCGATCGCGAGAGAAAACGAAGGTTGCCGGGCTATTACATACTTTCGCGTGGATTACGTGTCGCGATGATGACATTATATGTGAAGGAACGCAGGTACTGGTTGTTGTTGAAACTCACTCTTTCACGAGTGACCGCGGCCACGGGAGCGTATCGTCATTAATACGCTATATACCGGAGGTCGTATAAATACAGGTAGAGGTGGAGTCACCGCGAAATGATGTCACCGCTTACGCACGTTCATCGAATTAGAACCCAGGCGCGATTTTATTATCCGCTTAAGCGTGGCTCTTAACTAAACGAATTTAATCACTTTTGCATGAGTCGCTGTCATTATTCACCCACGTATGTATCACCGTCACGTAACATTAATATaccgtttctttttattaactaCTGCCCGTCGCTGCTAATTGTAAGACAAGAAATGTCCTTCGTCTAACGTCTACGATCAGTAAACAGCCAAATATTCGAACGTTCGCGGCCGAAGCTCTCGGTGCTCCGAAAGTTCAAAGTttcatgaatattaataagaaaaaaaaaaaggtcaaACATACGCGAAGAATTATGACCCAGATTCATACGTTCACCTAGTTTATTCATCAAAgctaatttatcatttttttttgcaccataaattgttatataaattattaaggaTATAAGATAGAAATTATCAAGTTATTGCGTGCAAAatttgagatttaaaaaacacccgaaatattttgcaaagaaattttgttaaatcgATTTGACAATGATAGGAAAAATTTATGTGAGAACAATAGTTGTCTGTAATCtccactcaaaaaaatattttgctaatgtagattagatgtttcaattaaaatttatcgctactttttgtacctgttagaatattgtttatcACGTAttgaatttatagcagcaatattctagcgatacctctagaaaatttagattccattgccaaatattaattatacaaggGCAAacataattgtccttgacaataggtcTTAAAGATGGGCATCAcagacaaattttctgtctaaattacactaatggtacagatataaattctgcctctgtcatttaaattgattaagtgcaaaatatatgcggtATCAgagtatttgttaataatttatctgcttcagttaattttttacatctagaaaatttttcttgaataagTTGCAAGATCAGTTTTATAAGTGTCAAtcttataatatgtacataaatttcttttcttgtaaaaattaattataaaaaatataaatatatatttatattatttataattattttttacaagaaaggAAATTTAATTCACTATTTACGTCGGTATCATGTCCATAatgtatgattttaatattggaATAGAAATTATCTCATCAAAaagcttataaatataaatctatcatTAGTCGATTAATCACTcgattgtcaaaaaaaaaaaaaaaaaaaaaaaaaaaaaaatgatgaggCAAGCAGAACGCATTCCACGAACGCACAGAATAAACAGTAACATGTCACTAATCAACTAATCGCCGGACATGCTCGCGACGCGATTTATCGCGATTCTCTAGAAGAAATCAGCGAGTGAGTGATTCATGAATCGCAAAGAGCATCCTACGCAGAATACAGCTCTCATGCGCGCATTCTTGACATTCTGACATGTcacgcacatatacatatacggcCATCGTCTCTCTTCGGTATCGCCGTTCTCTTATCAAAATCCGAGAAGGCTCTAATGTTCACGAGACACGCTATAATATCGGCGCCGAGGAATGTCGGTGTTTAATGAAGGGAAAAGggcatgtaaataaatatttacggcGCCCCTCTTTAAGCGCCGACTCGCTGGTGAAATCGATATAAACGACATTAAACCGCGTCTCGACTAACATTCATTCGCATTCGCGATACGATCGTTAAAGCGAACAACAATATCGTCATGGATGAcgcatatatttgtttaacacTTTCACCGCCACGCTTACATACATACGTCTGACACGCGTCTGATTCATATGTAAGGAAACAGATCGTTTATTGTAATGAAACAACACGGCGTGATGTATTAAACTCCAAATTTATAGCGTCTCATTTAACAAATGGATAGCGAAGAATAATTTCTTCTTATCGATTCACAGTAATAAATCGCTTAAGGAAAAAGTCATTTTCGTCTTGTAATCGTCTCCTTTCAAATTGTCGAACACGTGTTTCAATCTATTACTTGCGGGCtgtattacttaaaaaatcacTCTCTTAATGGAATATTTCAGCATTTTCgaagaaaaatggaaaataaaaattgacgagGAAAATCGAAAAGGACAGAAAGATTGATAGGAATGACTAACAATGTCggccaattattaaaaattgtcaa is part of the Anoplolepis gracilipes chromosome 2, ASM4749672v1, whole genome shotgun sequence genome and harbors:
- the Pmca gene encoding plasma membrane calcium-transporting ATPase 2 isoform X1 — translated: MATIDGRPAQYGVTLKQLRELMELRGREGVNKVNSYGGVQEICKKLYTSPNEGLSGSVADIQHRRDTFGSNMIPPKPPKTFLQLVWEALQDVTLIILEVAALVSLGLSFYHPADDEKPLVDEDEAKYGWIEGLAILISVIVVVLVTAFNDYSKERQFRGLQSRIEGEHKFSVIRQGEVKQVSVSDIVVGDICQIKYGDLLPADGILIQSNDLKVDESSLTGESDHVKKGESFDPMVLSGTHVMEGSGKMLVTAVGVNSQAGIIFTLLGAAVDQQEQEIKKMKKEAKKQRKKKSLPGDETVEITGNSHVTGSGGGGKHEGGENHHAAAPASAAETSGKKEKSVLQAKLTKLAIQIGYAGSTIAVLTVVILIIQFCVTTFVIEGRPWRNTYANDLVRHLIIGVTVLVVAVPEGLPLAVTLSLAYSVKKMMKDNNLVRHLDACETMGNATAICSDKTGTLTTNRMTVVQSYICEKMCKTTPNFSDLPSHIGELIIQAISINSAYTSRIMESQDPSELSLQVGNKTECALLGFVLALGKKYQTVRDDYPEETFTRVYTFNSVRKSMSTVIPRKGGGYRLFTKGASEIIMKKCAFIYGREGHLETFTREMQERLVKNVIEPMACNGLRTISIAYRDFVPGKAEINQVHIDNEPNWDDEDNLVNNLTCLCIVGIEDPVRPEVPDAIRKCQKAGITVRMVTGDNINTARSIALKCGILKPNEDFLILEGKEFNRRIRDNHGEVQQHLLDKVWPKLRVLARSSPTDKYTLVKGIIDSKASESREVVAVTGDGTNDGPALKKADVGFAMGIAGTDVAKEASDIILTDDNFSSIVKAVMWGRNVYDSIAKFLQFQLTVNVVAVIVAFIGACAVQDSPLKAVQMLWVNLIMDTLASLALATEMPTPDLLLRRPYGRTKPLISRTMMKNILGQALYQLSVIFVLLFAGDLMLDIDTGRGVAAAGGGPTQHFTVIFNTFVMMTLFNEFNARKIHGQRNVFQGIFTNPIFYSIWIGTCFSQVVIIQYGKMAFSTRALTLDQWLWCLFFGIGTLIWGQIVTTIPTRRIPKILSWGRGQPDDIGAINLGDEKFDPDSDKKPRAGQILWIRGLTRLQTQTSNRTLVQNVSVTGRSPSQDYYMLRVIRAFKSTLEDLEERRSVHSLHSLHSMRSSRSHTGPRPLSDFTYIDEDPTNNTTTTTAQNAAYKSSNRSAEPMMSQDYETNYRGSSRMQQSLNSPASPLLLTVTGPTNAYNHYYTTTNTITDNRSPTSNALNQPLSPNHMAQTSSNRDNTGNSLLLSSNNLVLPELTKLVHETSI
- the Pmca gene encoding plasma membrane calcium-transporting ATPase 2 isoform X4: MATIDGRPAQYGVTLKQLRELMELRGREGVNKVNSYGGVQEICKKLYTSPNEGLSGSVADIQHRRDTFGSNMIPPKPPKTFLQLVWEALQDVTLIILEVAALVSLGLSFYHPADDEKPLVDEDEAKYGWIEGLAILISVIVVVLVTAFNDYSKERQFRGLQSRIEGEHKFSVIRQGEVKQVSVSDIVVGDICQIKYGDLLPADGILIQSNDLKVDESSLTGESDHVKKGESFDPMVLSGTHVMEGSGKMLVTAVGVNSQAGIIFTLLGAAVDQQEQEIKKMKKGDETVEITGNSHVTGSGGGGKHEGGENHHAAAPASAAETSGKKEKSVLQAKLTKLAIQIGYAGSTIAVLTVVILIIQFCVTTFVIEGRPWRNTYANDLVRHLIIGVTVLVVAVPEGLPLAVTLSLAYSVKKMMKDNNLVRHLDACETMGNATAICSDKTGTLTTNRMTVVQSYICEKMCKTTPNFSDLPSHIGELIIQAISINSAYTSRIMESQDPSELSLQVGNKTECALLGFVLALGKKYQTVRDDYPEETFTRVYTFNSVRKSMSTVIPRKGGGYRLFTKGASEIIMKKCAFIYGREGHLETFTREMQERLVKNVIEPMACNGLRTISIAYRDFVPGKAEINQVHIDNEPNWDDEDNLVNNLTCLCIVGIEDPVRPEVPDAIRKCQKAGITVRMVTGDNINTARSIALKCGILKPNEDFLILEGKEFNRRIRDNHGEVQQHLLDKVWPKLRVLARSSPTDKYTLVKGIIDSKASESREVVAVTGDGTNDGPALKKADVGFAMGIAGTDVAKEASDIILTDDNFSSIVKAVMWGRNVYDSIAKFLQFQLTVNVVAVIVAFIGACAVQDSPLKAVQMLWVNLIMDTLASLALATEMPTPDLLLRRPYGRTKPLISRTMMKNILGQALYQLSVIFVLLFAGDLMLDIDTGRGVAAAGGGPTQHFTVIFNTFVMMTLFNEFNARKIHGQRNVFQGIFTNPIFYSIWIGTCFSQVVIIQYGKMAFSTRALTLDQWLWCLFFGIGTLIWGQIVTTIPTRRIPKILSWGRGQPDDIGAINLGDEKFDPDSDKKPRAGQILWIRGLTRLQTQLRVIRAFKSTLEDLEERRSVHSLHSLHSMRSSRSHTGPRPLSDFTYIDEDPTNNTTTTTAQNAAYKSSNRSAEPMMSQDYETNYRGSSRMQQSLNSPASPLLLTVTGPTNAYNHYYTTTNTITDNRSPTSNALNQPLSPNHMAQTSSNRDNTGNSLLLSSNNLVLPELTKLVHETSI